CAACCGCGACCATTTGCTGCTCGCCGCCGGACAGGAAATCGGCCGGGGTGGTCCAGCGCTCCCTGAGGCGTGGGAAGAAGCTGAGCACGCGGTCTTCGTCCCAATGCCGCCCGGCGCCGGTCAGCCGCTTCAGGCTGCCGAGCATCAGATTGTCCTTCACCGACATGCCGGCGAACAGGCCGCGGCCCTGCGGCACGTAACCGACGCCGCGCCGGGCGATACGGTCGGAGCTCAGCCCGGCCAACGCTTCGCCGGCCAGCACGATCGTGCCGGAGGCCGGCGGCGCAATGCCGGTAATGGTCTTCAGGAGCGTCGACTTGCCGGCGCCGTTGCGGCCGAGCAGGGCAATGATCTCGCCCTCGGCGACGTCGATCGAGACATCGTTGAGGATATGGCTCTTGCCGTAGAAGGTGTTGATGTCGCGCAATACCAAAAGCGCCGTGTCGGTCGCCGCCGACACCCGCTCTTTCGCGGTGATCGCATGGGTGCCCGAGCCGAGATAGACCGCCTGCACCCGCTCGCTCGAGCGCGCCTGTTCCACCGTGCCGTCGATCAGCACGTCGCCGTCGTTCATGACCGTGACGTGGTCGGCGATCTGGAACACCCGGTCGATGTCATGCTCGACCAGCAGCACCGGAATATCGGCCGAGATGGTCTTGATGATGTCGCCGACCCGCCGCCGCTCGGCGCTGGCAAGCCCCGCCAGCGGCTCGTCCAGGAGCAGGATGCGCGGCCGCGTCGCCAGGGCCAGCGCCATGTCGACCAGCCGCTGGCCGCCATAAGACAGCGAGCCGGCCTCCGCCTGTTCGATGCCGGCAAGGCCGAGATAACGCATCAAGGTGGTGGTGTCGGCGGCAACGCCCGGCAAGGCGGTCGCCCGGGCCCAGACGCCGAACCGGCCGGAATGGCGCGCCTGGATCGCCAGCCTGACATTCTCCTCGATCGTCAGGCCGCCGAACAGATTGGTGATCTGGAACGAGCGGCCGACACCGGCGGCCGTGATCGCCTGCGGGGTCAGGCCTCCGATCTGCCGGCCGTCGAGCGTCACCGTGCCCTTGTCGGGCGGGAACAGGCCGGAGATCAGGTTGAAGGCGGTGGTCTTGCCGGCGCCGTTCGGCCCGATCAGCGCATGCAGGGTCCGATCCTTCACCGTGAAGTCGATGCCACGCACGGCGCGGATGCCGCCGAAACTCTTGACGATGCCCTTGATCTCCAGCACCGGACCATTGCCCGTGCCCTCGTGGACGAATTCGTGCGGCACCGGGCCGACCGCTTCGACACGCCGGGCCGCCATGGCGGCATCGGTCTCGAATTTTTTGCGGAACGGCGCCATCAGGCGTTCGGCGACCCCGATCAGGCCGGTCGGCGAGAACACGATGAAGCCGACGAACATCAGGCCGAAGAACAACAGCCAGCTTGAGGTGAACAGCGACAGATATTCGCGCGACAGCATGAAGAACAGCGCGCCGAGCGCGGGTCCTAAGAAGCTGCGCATGCCGCCGATCACCACCATGGCCAGCAATTCGCCGGAAAATTGGATGGCGATCGGGTCGGCCGAGGTGAAGCGATGATGGAAGGCCGACAGCACCCCGGCAAAGCCGGTGAGCGTCGCCGAGATGGTGAAGGCGATCAGCTTGTAGCGGTCGGTGTCGTAACCGACGAAACGGGCGCGGGTCTCGTTCTCCCGGATCGCCACCAGCACGCTGCCGACCGGCGCATTGTGGAAACGCTGCAGCACCAGCACGACGGCAAAGCCGAGCAGGGCGACGAGACAGTAGAAGGCCCAGGGACTGTTGAAATCGAGCACGCCGTAATTCGGCCTGACCACGCCGCCAATGCCGTTTTCGCCGCCGGTCAGCTCGGTCCAGCGGAACGAGACGGTGTACATGACCGCGGTCAGCGCCAGCGTCAGCAGCGAGAAATAGACGCCGCGCCGGCGCAGGATCAACAGCCCGGCGAGCAGCGAGACGACACCGACGAACAGGATCGCGAACAGCGCCGGCAGCAGCAACTGGCCGGCCAGGAAATGGCGCTGGGCCAGCACCGCCGCATAGGCGCCCATGCCGAAAAAGGCGCCATGGCCGAACGACACGAGGCCGGTGTGGCCGACCAGGATGTTCAAGGCCATGGCGGCAATGGCGAAGATCACCACGTCGGTCGCCGAGGTCAGCGTCAGGCCGATGGCGAGCATGGCGAAGGGCAGGACGAGGAGGGCTGCCGCCGCGGCGAGAAGGGAGCGAACTTCCGAAGACATCACGTCACTCGAATTTCTGGATGCGTTCGCCGAACAGGCCGCGCGGACGGAGCAGCAGGACGAGCACCATGAGCAGGTAGACGGAGGCTTCCGTCGCGGCGGGATAGAAATGGGCGGCAACGCCACGGGTGACGCCGACAATGACCGCGGCCGCCACCACGCCCCAGAACGAGCCGAGGCCGCCGATCACCACCACCACGAAGGCGAAGGTGATGATCTCCTGGCCCATGGCCGGATGGACGCCGGCGATCGGCGCCACCAGCACGCCGGCCAGCGCCGCCAGGCCGACGCCGATCATCACCACGGCGGTCATATAGGGTTTGAGCGAAATGCCGAGCGCGCCGACCATGTCGGGGTTCTGCACGCCGGCGCGCACCACCTTGCCGAAGGCGGTGCGCGACAGGAGCAGCCAGAGACCGAGCACGCAGGCCGCGGCTATGCCTAAGATCATCAGCCGGTAGCGCGAATAGACGAACTCGCCGATGAACACCTGGCCGCGCAGCGCCTGGGGAATGGAGAAGGGCACCGGGGCCGCGCCATAGATGATCCGAAGGCTCTGCTCGGCGACCATGGCAAGCCCGAAGGTGAGCAGCAGGCCGAGGATCGGATCGCCGGTATAGAAGCGGCGGAGCAGGTAGCGTTCGACCACCATGCCGATCAGCGCCACCAGCAAGGGCGAGGCGATCATCGCGCCGCCGAAGCCGATCTGCGGGGCGAGCGTCACCGTCAGGTAGGCGCCGATCGCATAGAAGGCGCCGTGGGCGAGATTCACGATGCCTCCGAGCGAGAAGATCATCGAGAGGCCGAGCGCGATCATCACGTAATAGGCGCCGTTCTGGAGCCCGTTGAGGATCTGCGACAGGAGCGGGATGAAATCGATCACGGGAGCCTCGGAGGAAGCCGCTGGCGCTGGGCCAGAGGCATCGAACTGGGATCGGCAGCGGGCGAGGGGCGCGAGGCCGGCAGCGCCGGCGACGGTCGCCCTCGGGCCTCAGGCAGGCGCGTCGGCGCCCGCCTGAGACATCAGAGCCTGATCATGCCGCCTTGAAGGTGCACTGGTTCTCCTCGGCCGTCGCGGCGATCGCCTCCAGGCTCTCGTCGGGGCCGGGCACCGGCGGCGACGAGGTGAAGATGTCCCACTGGTTCTTCACCTGGGCCTGGGGCAGGGCGGTGATCGCATACATTTCCATCATCATCTGATGGTCGCTCGCCCGGAAATAGCCCTCGCGGGTCTTCAGGAGGTCGAACTTCGCGCCCTTCTCGAAATGTTCGACGATCTTGGCGGCTTCCGTCGTCTTGGTCTCGGCCATCGCCTGGGCGACCACTTTCAGCGAGCAATAATCGCCCCAGGCCTGGTTTTCCGGCGGCCGCTTCCAGCGCGTGGTGAAGGCGGCGACGAATTTTTTGGTGTTGGGCGTATCGACCAGGTGGTGCCAGACCACCGGCCAGATGCCGCCGAAATTGCCGGGCCCGGCGCCCCAGGCGAGCGCGGTATCGAAACCGAAGCCGGCGACCGGGAAGGCCAGGCCGAATTCGGCATATTGCTTGAGGAAATTGGTGATCTGGGTTCCCGCGAGGTTGAGGATCACCACGTCGGGGCGCGCCGTGCGGATCTTCAAGAGGAAGGGCGAGAAGTCGGCGAGATCGGTCGGGATCAGGTCGTCGCCGCCATGGTTGCCGCCATTCTCGTTCATATAGCGCTTTGCGACCCGCAGGAGGTCATGGCCGAAGGCATAGTCGGCGGTCAGCGAATACCATTTCTTGCCCCGGACCAGGCCGTCGCGGACCAGCGAGCGGCCGACCGCCTTCACATACATCGAGTTCTGCGCCTCGATATGGAACATGAAGCGCTGGCAGTCGGAGCCGCGCAGCGCATCGGAATTGGCGCCGGTATTGATGAACAGCACCTTCTCGCGCTGCACGACCTGGCCGATGGCGAGCGCCGAGGCCGAGGAAATCTCGCCGAGCAGGGCCGCCACCTTGTCGCGCTGGATCAGCCGCTCGGCCTTGGCGGAAGCCTGCTGCGGGTTCGGGCTGTCGTCCAGGACCAGCTCGATCTTGCGGCCCATCACGCCGCCGCCGGCATTGATCTCGTCGGCGGCGAGCTGCACCGCCTGCACGGCATATTCGCCGAGCGGACCGAGAAAGCCGGTGCGCGGTGTGATATGGCCGATCTTGATGGCTTCGGCCTGGGCGTAGCTGATCGCCGGCGCGCCGACGATGCCGAGCGCGGCGGCGCCGGCGGAGGTCTTCAGAAGCTTGCGACGCGAAAGGCTCAGATCGAGCGGCATGGAATGTCTCCCTTAGGTTTAACCTGCCCAAGTCCTGGCGGGTCCGTTGTCCGGGCCTCGCCCACGGCCGCTCTATCAGCTTGCCGTGATCTGTGATCACAGTTATGGTTTCGCAATTGGAACGCTTTGTCCAGCCCCTTAAGCGACATGATGAGCGCGGTTGAAGCCCTCACCACCATTGGCCCGATCGAACGGCTGACGCTTGGCGATCAGGTCTACGGCCACATGCGCGAACTGCTGATGGCCGGGCGCCTGGCGCCGGGCGAGAAACTGTCGCTGCGCGCCACCGCCGAAGCGCTGGGCGTCAGCATGATGCCGGTGCGCGAGGCGGTGAGCCGGCTGGTCGCCGATCGGGCGCTGGAAGTGGCGCCGAACCGCGCCGTGCGCGTGCCGATCCTGTCGATCGGCCAGTTCCGCGAATTGTCGGCGGTGCGCATCGAAATCGAGGGTTTTGCCGCCGAGCGGGCGGCCATGGCGGCGACGTCGGCCGATCTCGCCCGCATCGCGGCGGCGGAAGCAGCCTTCCGGACGCTCAGTTGCCAGCCCGATCCCGATCTTCCCGATGCGGTCGGGCTCAACAAGGATTTTCATTTCGCCGTCTACGCCGCGAGCGGCCTGCCGACGCTGTTCGAGATCATCGGCGGGCTCTGGCTGAAGGCCGGCCCGGTGATCAATCTCGATCTGCGGGCCAATCCGGAACGGATCGCCACCGGCGGTGCCGTGCGTTTCCATGCCGATGCCCTGGCGGCGATCCGGGCCGGCGACGGCGCGGCCGCGCGCCAGGCTATAGCGGGCGACATCAAGGGCGCATCGGAGTTCATCATTGCCCGCGGCGGGCTGACCGGTGCTGCCGTCGGCGGCCTTGCCGGCATCATGGCCGGCGGATTTCCAGACCACAAAATGGCATAGGGAGAAGGGTCCATGGATTTGGGCATCAAGGGCTTGCGCGTCCTGGTGACGGCGGGCGCCAATGGCATCGGCCGCGAGATCGCGCGTGCCTTCGTCGAAGAAGGCGCACGCGTCCATGTCTGCGATGTCGACAGCGAGGCGATCGCGGCCTTGGCCACGACCGATCCGGCCGTGTCGGCCAGCCGTTGCGACATTGCCGACCGGAGCCAGGTCAGCGGCCTGTTCGAGACCGCCATTGCCAAGCTGGGCGGGCTGGATGTCCTGGTCAACAATGCCGGCATTGCCGGACCGACCGGCCGGGTCGAGGAGATCAATCCGGAAGACTGGGATCGCTGCCTCGATGTCTGCATCACCGGCCAGTTCAATTGCGTCCGGCTCGCGGTGCCACATCTGAAGCAGAGCGCCAACGCCTCGATCATCAACCTGTCTTCGGTCGCCGGCCGGCTCGGCTTCGGCCTGCGCACGCCTTATGCGGCGGCGAAATGGGCGGTGGTCGGCTTCACCAAGTCGCTGTCGATCGAGCTCGGCGAATTCGGCATCCGGGTCAACGCCATCCTGCCGGGCCTGGTCGAGGGCGACCGCATCCGCCGGGTGTTCGAGGCCAAGGCCCAGGCCAAGGGCGTCTCCAGGACTGAAATCGAGGAGCAGGCGCTGGCCTATACCGCGCTCAAGACCATGGTCACGCCACGCCAACTCGCTGATCAGATCGTCTTCTGCGCCTCGCCGCGCGGCAAGACCATCTCAGGCCAGGCCCTGTCGATCTGCGGCGATACGCTGATGCTGAGCTGAAGCCGGGCAGGGCGGCCGTGACAAGCAAGGGCGTGGCGGGTGACAGTGCCGGTTCCGGCTCCCGCCAGCATGTTGCGAATCAGCCTTGACCGTTTTTGCCCATATCTCCGACCTGCATCTCGGGCCGGTGCCCTTTCCGGCGGCCTGGCCCTGGCGGCTGAAACCCGTGCTCGGCTGGATCAACTGGGCCCGCCAGCCTGGATCCCATGACGGCGCTCTCGTCGGGCGCGCCGCCGCGGCGGTGCATGCGGCAGAACCCGACCATGTGGTTGTGACCGGTGACCTGATCGAACTCGGGCTCGACCGGGAGTGGCAGGCGGCCCATGCGGCGCTCACGCGTTTCGGCGCGCCGGCGCAAGTGTCCTGGGGACCCGGCAATCACGATCTCTACACGACCGAGGCGTCCGTCCGTAGCCGTGGCGCCATGGCCGACTGGCTGCCGCCGGTGGCCGCGACCGGCGACCTGCGTGACCATTTCCCGCGCCTCGACCTGGTTGGCGACGCGGCGCTCGTCACGCTCTGCTCGGGCAAGCCGACCTGGCTGTTCTCGGCCGAAGGCGAATTGGGCGCGGCGCAGCTCGGCCGGCTCGCGGCAGTCCTTACCGGCCTCGATCGCCAGCGCTTTCTGCCCGTGATCGCGCTGCATCACCCGCCTCATGCGCCCGGGCTGTCGCGGCTGAAGCGCCTGCGCGATGCGCCGGCCTTGCTCGACCTGCTGGCCCGGCATCGCTGCCCCGTCGTCCTGCACGGCCATTTGCACAAGGCGAGCCGCGCGGAATGGAGCCGGGACGGCCACACCGTCGCGATGATCGGCGCGGCCTCGGCTTCCGCCACCGGCCGTCACGGCGACGACCCGGCCTCGTTCAACCTGGTCACCATCAGCCGGGGCGCCGAGGGCTTCGACTGGCAGGTCGAGGCCCGCCTTGTCGCCTGACCGTGCACAGCGCCTATGCGATTTGCCGGTTGGCTTTGCCTGAAGCTTGATGTCTTTGATCTCAGTCCTTGTTCCCGGAGCCTTGTCGATGTCCGCCTCTGCCCTTGCGCCCGCCCTGCTCGAAGCCCTGAAGGCGCTGCTCGGCAATCGTGTCTCGACATCGGAATCCGACCGGGCCCAGCACGGCCGCGACGAATCCTCCCACACGCCGCAACTGCCCGACGCGGTCTGCCGGCCGGAGAGCACGGAAGAGGTCTCGGCGATCGTCAAGCTTTGCGCCATCAACAAGACGCCGATCGTCGCTTATGGCGCGGGCTCGTCGCTCGAAGGCGCGCTGATCCCGCTGCAAGGCGGCATTTCGATCGACCTGACCGGCATGAATCAGATCCTGAGCGTCCGGCCGGAAGATCTTGACGCGACTGTCCAAGCCGGCGTCACGCGCAAGCAGCTGAATGCCCATTTGCGCGATACCGGCCTGTTCTTCCCGATCGATCCGGGAGCGGACGCCACCATTGGCGGCATGTCGGCGACGCGAGCTTCCGGCACCAATGCGGTGCGCTACGGCACGATGCGCGAGAATGTCGTCAACCTCACCGTGGTGCTCGCCGACGGTCGGATCATCAGAACCCGCTCGCGTGCCAAGAAATCCTCGGCCGGTTACGACCTGACCGGCATTTTTGTCGGCTCCGAAGGCACGCTCGGCATCATCACCGAGATCACCGTCAGGCTCTACGGCATCCCCGAGGTGATGGCGGCGGCGATCTGCGCCTTCCCGACGGTGGAAGCGGCCATCGACACGGTGATCCAGACCATCCAGATGGGCTTGCCGATCTCGCGCATGGAATTGCTCGACGACCGCGCCATCGAGGCGGTGAACAATTATTCCAAGCTCGACCTGCCGGTTGCGCCGACCCTGTTCTTCGAATTCGCCGGCAGCCAGTCGAGCGTCGAGGAACAGGCTGCTATCGTCGAGGACCTGGCGCGCGGCGAGGGCGCCTCGAGCTGGCGCTGGTCGACCGATGCCGACGAGCGCGGCAAGCTCTGGCAGGCCCGCCACGATATTCACTGGGCGCTGCGCGCCATCCGTCCGGGCACCCGCGGCTGGGGCACCGATGTCTGCGTGCCGATCTCGGCGCTCGCCGAGGTGATCCGCGAGACCCGCAAGCATTGCGCCCAGGCGCCGTTCTTCACCGCCATGGTCGGCCATGTCGGCGACGGCAATTTCCATCTGAGCATGCAGCTCGACCGCGACGACCCCGCCGAATTCGAACTGGCCAGCGCGATCAACGACCGGATGGTCCATCTGGCGCTGAAGCTCGGCGGCACCTGCACCGGCGAGCACGGCGTCGGCATCGGCAAGATGAAGTTCATGCGCGCCGAACACGGCGACGCCATCGACGTGATGCATCTGATCAAGGACGCGCTCGACCCCGACGGCATCTTCAATCCGGGCAAGGTCTTGCCGCCAAAGGCGGCGTGAGCCGGGCGAGTGGCGAATAGCGAATGGGGAAGGCGTCAGCCCGACGCAGCGGGCCGCGCGAACCCTCGCCCGCGTCTTCGCGGGTGAGGGTGGCCGCGTCAGCGGCCGGGTGAGGGTGGTTGCGCCAATGCGCTACGCGTTTGGCTTCATCCCCATTCGCCATTCGCCATCAGCCACCAGCTATTCCGCCGCCAGCGCCGGGCTGCGCGCGGCCGCCCACCAGGCTGCCAGCGCTTCGGCGCGGCACGCGACCTTTTCGTCGAGGCCGCCGGCGAAGGCGTCCCAGGCCCCGGCGAAACGGCGGGGGACGCCAATGATCAGCGGCCGGCCGGTGGCGACCGCTTCGCCGATCTCGGCGACCAGGCCCTGGCCTTCGCTTTCCATCCGGCCGAACTTGTTGATGACCACCAGGTCGAGCGGCTTGTCGAGCGCGGCCTTTAGCGCCCCGGCGGCTTCGGCAAGCCCGGTCGGATCCAGCCGGCAGCTGTCCGAACTGCCGGACCCGAGGTCCTGGCAGATATTGATGCGCCGGCCGGTGTCGAGGTCTTCCAGCTCCATGTCCATTTCGGCGCAGGAGGCGTCGCGGCCATTGATCTGCACGAGCCCGGCGACCGCCACGCCGCCGGCCGCCAGGCCGTGGGCGAAGTCGGCCAGCATCTGGTCGCAGTCGTCATCGGGGCCGTAGATCACGGCGGCGAGCATGGACATGGCGTGGTTCCGATCGTTTCGGTCTGGAACATCGTTTCGGTCTGGGACAGCGTTTCGGTCTGGAAGAGCTTGGCGAAGGCGCTGGCCGAGGTCAAAGGTTCAGGACGTCAGGCATTCAAGCTTTGTTGAACTCAGGCCTGCTTGCGGATGTGAAAGACCAGCGTCGCTTCGTGCTTCTCCTGCGCTTCCAGGCTGTCGCCGGTCTCGCGGATCAGGTTCGGAATGTCGATCGCCGCCATCGGGTCGGTGCAGGTCACCACCAGCTTGTCGCCTTGCGCGATGCGGGTCAGTGCCTTGCGGGTCTTCAGGGCGGGCAGCGGGCATTTCAGCCCGCGCAGATCAAGCGCCGTCTCGGTCACGCGGCCACCCGGCTCTTGGCCGTCGCCGGCTTTGCGGCGGGCGCCTTCGCCGCCGGTGCCTTGGCGGCCGCCACGGGAGCGCAATAACCCATCTTGTCGAGATGGGCATCGCCCCAGGCCTTCAGCGCGCCGATCACCGGATCGAGGCTGCGGCCAAGCTCCGACAGCGAATAGTCCACCCGCGGCGGCACCTGGGCGAACACCGTGCGCACGACGAAGCCGTCAGCCTCCAGCTCGCGCAGCTGATTGGTCAGCATGCGCTGGGTAACAGTCGGCAGTTTCTTGCGGATTTCATTGAAACGTAACGTGCCGTTCAATAGGTGATACAGGATCACGCCCTTCCACTTGCCGTCGATCAGGTCGAGCACGCCCTCGACCGGACAGCCGGGCCATTGCCCGAGATTCTTGTGGCGGGTTCGCGGCATCACAGTATCCTTTTCGACACTATATGCGTTTTATGTGCGTTCTTGCGGCCATGCAAGCTATGGCGCATTTGGTCTCCAGCAGAACACGAAGGAGACCTGCCATGCGTGCCGTCGGATATCGCGAGAGCCTGCCGATCGAGGCCGAAGCCTCACTGATCGACGTCGACTTGCCGAAGCCCGAGCCTGCGGGCCGGGACTTGCTTGTCGAGATCAAGGCCGTCTCGGTCAATCCGGTCGACACCAAGGTGCGCGTCAGGGTCACGCCGGAGGCCGGCGCCACCAAGGTGCTCGGCTGGGATGCGGCCGGTGTCGTTGTCGGGGCTGGTCCGGAGGCGCGGCTGTTCAAGGTCGGCGACGAGGTCTTCTACGCCGGTGCCATCGACCGGGCCGGGACCAATGCCGAATTTCATCTGGTCGACGAACGGATCGTCGGCCGCAAGCCGGCTTCGCTCGATTTCGCCGCCGCCGCGGCCTTGCCGCTGACCACCATCACCGCCTGGGAAGCGCTGTTCGACCGGCTCGATGTCAGGCGTCCCGTGCCAGGGGCCGCCAAGGCGATTGTGATCATCGGCGGCGCCGGCGGCGTCGGT
This portion of the Phreatobacter stygius genome encodes:
- a CDS encoding branched-chain amino acid ABC transporter ATP-binding protein/permease, with protein sequence MSSEVRSLLAAAAALLVLPFAMLAIGLTLTSATDVVIFAIAAMALNILVGHTGLVSFGHGAFFGMGAYAAVLAQRHFLAGQLLLPALFAILFVGVVSLLAGLLILRRRGVYFSLLTLALTAVMYTVSFRWTELTGGENGIGGVVRPNYGVLDFNSPWAFYCLVALLGFAVVLVLQRFHNAPVGSVLVAIRENETRARFVGYDTDRYKLIAFTISATLTGFAGVLSAFHHRFTSADPIAIQFSGELLAMVVIGGMRSFLGPALGALFFMLSREYLSLFTSSWLLFFGLMFVGFIVFSPTGLIGVAERLMAPFRKKFETDAAMAARRVEAVGPVPHEFVHEGTGNGPVLEIKGIVKSFGGIRAVRGIDFTVKDRTLHALIGPNGAGKTTAFNLISGLFPPDKGTVTLDGRQIGGLTPQAITAAGVGRSFQITNLFGGLTIEENVRLAIQARHSGRFGVWARATALPGVAADTTTLMRYLGLAGIEQAEAGSLSYGGQRLVDMALALATRPRILLLDEPLAGLASAERRRVGDIIKTISADIPVLLVEHDIDRVFQIADHVTVMNDGDVLIDGTVEQARSSERVQAVYLGSGTHAITAKERVSAATDTALLVLRDINTFYGKSHILNDVSIDVAEGEIIALLGRNGAGKSTLLKTITGIAPPASGTIVLAGEALAGLSSDRIARRGVGYVPQGRGLFAGMSVKDNLMLGSLKRLTGAGRHWDEDRVLSFFPRLRERWTTPADFLSGGEQQMVAVARALVGDTRVLLLDEPFEGLSPAITEELFEAFDKLRHEVAIVIVDHHLDLALALSDRTVALERGAVTWTGASKNLREDQDLRRKVLWL
- a CDS encoding branched-chain amino acid ABC transporter permease, yielding MDFIPLLSQILNGLQNGAYYVMIALGLSMIFSLGGIVNLAHGAFYAIGAYLTVTLAPQIGFGGAMIASPLLVALIGMVVERYLLRRFYTGDPILGLLLTFGLAMVAEQSLRIIYGAAPVPFSIPQALRGQVFIGEFVYSRYRLMILGIAAACVLGLWLLLSRTAFGKVVRAGVQNPDMVGALGISLKPYMTAVVMIGVGLAALAGVLVAPIAGVHPAMGQEIITFAFVVVVIGGLGSFWGVVAAAVIVGVTRGVAAHFYPAATEASVYLLMVLVLLLRPRGLFGERIQKFE
- a CDS encoding ABC transporter substrate-binding protein, translating into MPLDLSLSRRKLLKTSAGAAALGIVGAPAISYAQAEAIKIGHITPRTGFLGPLGEYAVQAVQLAADEINAGGGVMGRKIELVLDDSPNPQQASAKAERLIQRDKVAALLGEISSASALAIGQVVQREKVLFINTGANSDALRGSDCQRFMFHIEAQNSMYVKAVGRSLVRDGLVRGKKWYSLTADYAFGHDLLRVAKRYMNENGGNHGGDDLIPTDLADFSPFLLKIRTARPDVVILNLAGTQITNFLKQYAEFGLAFPVAGFGFDTALAWGAGPGNFGGIWPVVWHHLVDTPNTKKFVAAFTTRWKRPPENQAWGDYCSLKVVAQAMAETKTTEAAKIVEHFEKGAKFDLLKTREGYFRASDHQMMMEMYAITALPQAQVKNQWDIFTSSPPVPGPDESLEAIAATAEENQCTFKAA
- a CDS encoding GntR family transcriptional regulator, translated to MSAVEALTTIGPIERLTLGDQVYGHMRELLMAGRLAPGEKLSLRATAEALGVSMMPVREAVSRLVADRALEVAPNRAVRVPILSIGQFRELSAVRIEIEGFAAERAAMAATSADLARIAAAEAAFRTLSCQPDPDLPDAVGLNKDFHFAVYAASGLPTLFEIIGGLWLKAGPVINLDLRANPERIATGGAVRFHADALAAIRAGDGAAARQAIAGDIKGASEFIIARGGLTGAAVGGLAGIMAGGFPDHKMA
- a CDS encoding SDR family oxidoreductase; this encodes MDLGIKGLRVLVTAGANGIGREIARAFVEEGARVHVCDVDSEAIAALATTDPAVSASRCDIADRSQVSGLFETAIAKLGGLDVLVNNAGIAGPTGRVEEINPEDWDRCLDVCITGQFNCVRLAVPHLKQSANASIINLSSVAGRLGFGLRTPYAAAKWAVVGFTKSLSIELGEFGIRVNAILPGLVEGDRIRRVFEAKAQAKGVSRTEIEEQALAYTALKTMVTPRQLADQIVFCASPRGKTISGQALSICGDTLMLS
- a CDS encoding metallophosphoesterase family protein, which translates into the protein MTVFAHISDLHLGPVPFPAAWPWRLKPVLGWINWARQPGSHDGALVGRAAAAVHAAEPDHVVVTGDLIELGLDREWQAAHAALTRFGAPAQVSWGPGNHDLYTTEASVRSRGAMADWLPPVAATGDLRDHFPRLDLVGDAALVTLCSGKPTWLFSAEGELGAAQLGRLAAVLTGLDRQRFLPVIALHHPPHAPGLSRLKRLRDAPALLDLLARHRCPVVLHGHLHKASRAEWSRDGHTVAMIGAASASATGRHGDDPASFNLVTISRGAEGFDWQVEARLVA
- a CDS encoding FAD-binding oxidoreductase encodes the protein MSASALAPALLEALKALLGNRVSTSESDRAQHGRDESSHTPQLPDAVCRPESTEEVSAIVKLCAINKTPIVAYGAGSSLEGALIPLQGGISIDLTGMNQILSVRPEDLDATVQAGVTRKQLNAHLRDTGLFFPIDPGADATIGGMSATRASGTNAVRYGTMRENVVNLTVVLADGRIIRTRSRAKKSSAGYDLTGIFVGSEGTLGIITEITVRLYGIPEVMAAAICAFPTVEAAIDTVIQTIQMGLPISRMELLDDRAIEAVNNYSKLDLPVAPTLFFEFAGSQSSVEEQAAIVEDLARGEGASSWRWSTDADERGKLWQARHDIHWALRAIRPGTRGWGTDVCVPISALAEVIRETRKHCAQAPFFTAMVGHVGDGNFHLSMQLDRDDPAEFELASAINDRMVHLALKLGGTCTGEHGVGIGKMKFMRAEHGDAIDVMHLIKDALDPDGIFNPGKVLPPKAA
- a CDS encoding DUF2478 domain-containing protein; its protein translation is MSMLAAVIYGPDDDCDQMLADFAHGLAAGGVAVAGLVQINGRDASCAEMDMELEDLDTGRRINICQDLGSGSSDSCRLDPTGLAEAAGALKAALDKPLDLVVINKFGRMESEGQGLVAEIGEAVATGRPLIIGVPRRFAGAWDAFAGGLDEKVACRAEALAAWWAAARSPALAAE
- a CDS encoding sulfurtransferase TusA family protein, with the translated sequence MTETALDLRGLKCPLPALKTRKALTRIAQGDKLVVTCTDPMAAIDIPNLIRETGDSLEAQEKHEATLVFHIRKQA
- a CDS encoding winged helix-turn-helix transcriptional regulator, yielding MPRTRHKNLGQWPGCPVEGVLDLIDGKWKGVILYHLLNGTLRFNEIRKKLPTVTQRMLTNQLRELEADGFVVRTVFAQVPPRVDYSLSELGRSLDPVIGALKAWGDAHLDKMGYCAPVAAAKAPAAKAPAAKPATAKSRVAA